One region of Eupeodes corollae chromosome 1, idEupCoro1.1, whole genome shotgun sequence genomic DNA includes:
- the LOC129941218 gene encoding putative nuclease HARBI1, with the protein MISIEMYYSTSSESEDEEERILKEKFIIRRKQIRHNSNPFDLPDSKFKQFFRLTKEAFKYLLDEISDKISIRHCSSSIPIILRLAVTLRILAEGSYQHGAGNDFNLGLAQPTVSKFLKEIINVIERHICPKWIRFQMTPAEKSEAKLSFFNKTGFPGVIGCIDGTHVRIFTPKKEFQHSYYNRKGFYSLNTMLICDHKMRIRYVDARQPGASHDAMVWSLSEVRGMLQDNFNSGETNSWLLGDAGYPLEPFLITPFRSTQEGSPESVFNLKHALTRNIVERTIGILKNRFRCLLSARQLHYSPEKGTQIVNVCCALHNIAINYGYITDETETNLSDDVEVENSIQDFSDNNTTEARIRNQIMNIFVNS; encoded by the exons ATGATAAGTATCGAAATGTATTACAGCACAAGTAGTGAAAGTGAAGATGAAGAGGAAAGAATtctgaaagaaaaatttattataagaagAAAACAGATACGGCACAACTCAAATCCATTCGACTTGCCTGATTCAAA ATTCAAGCAGTTCTTCAGACTGACAAAAGAAGCATTTAAGTATTTGTTGGATGAAATAAGTGATAAAATAAGCATTCGACATTGTTCATCATCAATTCCAATTATATTGAGGCTCGCAGTCACCTTAAGAATTTTAGCTGAAGGAAGTTACCAACACGGCGCCGGGAATGACTTTAATTTGGGATTAGCTCAACCAACAGTtagcaagtttttaaaagaaattatcaaTGTCATAGAAAGACATATTTGCCCCAAATGGATTCGCTTCCAAATGACACCGGCTGAAAAATCAGAAGCGAAGCTATCCTTTTTTAATAAGACGGGATTTCCTGGTGTCATCGGATGTATTGATGGCACACATGTGCGAATATTCACGCCCAAAAAAGAATTCCAACACTCTTACTACAACAGAAAAGGTTTCTATAGCCTCAATACGATGTtg ATTTGCGATCATAAAATGCGTATTCGGTATGTTGATGCAAGACAACCAGGAGCTAGTCACGACGCAATGGTTTGGAGCTTAAGTGAAGTAAGGGGAATGCTGCAAGATAACTTCAATAGTGGTGAAACAAATAGTTGGCTTTTAG GTGATGCAGGATACCCACTCGAACCCTTTTTAATTACTCCTTTTCGATCCACGCAAGAAGGAAGCCCTGAAAGTGTTTTCAACTTAAAGCACGCTTTGACAAGAAATATAGTCGAAAGGACGattggtattttaaaaaatcggttTCGTTGCCTTCTCAGCGCACGACAGCTGCATTATAGTCCCGAAAAAGGAACACAAATTGTGAATGTTTGCTGTGCTTTACACAACATTGCAATCAATTACGGATACATAACAGATGAAACAGAAACAAATCTGTCAGACGATGTAGAAGTCGAAAACAGTATTCAGGACTTTAGTGACAATAACACTACAGAAGCTAGAATAAGAAACCAAATAATGAATATATTCGttaattcataa
- the LOC129941982 gene encoding uncharacterized protein LOC129941982: MQSFCIPFDERIRRRQKKTFICLVQKFDPDIEMEGRKTLKLTNQNQFETLVELMGRNVELARGFLKGIQKTDVKKEWAAIAEQLNSKGPPVRDGDGWQKVWADMKHNVKKKMIHNAKELNATGGGPNKLKILSPLEEQVSNLLHIGKVVNPSGNAIGISQSILLPNSLATATSVPSSSQTHTEDTSMEFLESIVLNMEEPLVGSEGEVLKRETQHQRPQNETLGRKRTRASAFKQDRAELLQKQTVVQDITLNGINESLGKIEKCTKEIERYFKKCYRLEEDKAKRDAKRLKIQEEKLLIYKRETERKEAQRKETNKIKMMDLEIRKKQIEIAEKKLSLK; encoded by the exons ATGCAGTCATTCTGCATTCCGTTCGACGAAAGGATACGACggcgacaaaaaaaaacctttatttgtCTCGTTCAAAAATTCGATCCCGACATAGAAATGGAAGGCCGCAAAACA TTGAAATTGACAAACCAAAATCAATTCGAGACGCTCGTCGAGTTGATGGGGAGGAACGTGGAGTTAGCGAGAGGTTTTTTGAAGGGAATTCAAAAAACCGATGTTAAAAAGGAATGGGCTGCGATAGCGGAGCAGCTTAATAGCAAGGGTCCTCCAGTAAGAGACGGAGACGGTTGGCAAAAG GTTTGGGCCGACATGAAgcacaatgtaaaaaaaaaaatgatacacaATGCGAAAGAATTAAATGCGACTGGAGGAGGTCCAAACaagcttaaaattttatctCCACTGGAAGAACAAGTATCAAATTTATTGCATATAGGAAAAGTGGTAAACCCGAGCGGAAACGCTATTGGTATATCGCAGTCCATTTTGCTTCCTAACTCCTTGGCAACTGCCACATCAGTTCCCTCATCATCGCAAACCCACACTGAAGACACATCGATGGAATTTTTGGAATCCATTGTCTTAAATATGGAAGAACCGTTAGTCGGATCTGAAGGTGAAGTTCTGAAGAGGGAAACACAACATCAGAGACCCCAGAATGAGACCCTTGGAAGGAAACGAACTCGAGCTTCTGCGTTTAAACAAGACAGAGCAGAGCTTTTACAAAAGCAAACTGTAGTTCAGGATATTACCTTGAATGGAATCAACGAAAGCcttggtaaaatagaaaaatgtaccaAAGAGATAGAGAGATACTTCAAAAAGTGTTACCGATTAGAGGAGGACAAGGCCAAAAGAGATGCAAAACGTCTCAAAATTCaagaagaaaaacttcttaTATATAAAAGAGAAACGGAAAGAAAAGAAGcgcaaagaaaagaaacaaacaaaataaaaatgatggaCCTGGAAATACGGAAAAAACAAATAGAGATCGCCGAAAAGAAGCTATCTCTTAAATAA